Below is a window of Cryomorphaceae bacterium DNA.
GAATTGAAGCCGTTGAGGGTAAACCGCGACAATCCATCAGCACCTCCGGCAATGGCATTTTTTATACGACCCGCACCAATCATTCTGGCTGCCAACATAATGGTGTTCACAGAAGAGGAACAGGCCGTATTGATGGAAGCGAGAAATCCGCGAACACCCAACTCTTCGGCGAGTTGCTCAGAGGTGCCGCCGCAGTCGTGATTAAACACCTCGCGCATATGGCCGTAGTGCTCATTCTCCATGAAACCGGGGTAGAAATCTTCGGTGCGGTCCATGCCCCCTACGGTGGTTCCGTTCATGAGTCCGGTAAGGTGATTGGGTGTGATTTGCGCCATTTGGATTGCTTCGCGAGCGGCGAGAAGGGCGATGAGGGCGGTTCGCGACCAAAAGGGTGGGTGGGTGGGCCCGGAACGGGAAATCAACTCACCGCGATCCGCCCGAACTTCGCCCAGGGGCATTTCGTGGTGAATCGTGCTCAATAATTCAGGGGGAGCAATTCCATGCCGACCGGATTTGAGCGCGAGCAGGTTCTCCTCTACCCCAAATCCGAGGCAGGTAACTACGCCCATTCCGGTAACAACTACCCCCTGCGGCATTTAAAATCAGGCTTCCTTGCGCGACTGAATATATTCAGCCATGGTGCGCACCGAGTGAAAAACATCTTTTCCTGCTTTCGGATCCTCGAGCTTGATACCGTAATTACGCTCCAGCAATACAATAAGCTCCAGGGCGTCAATGGAATCCAGGCCCAGTCCGTCCATAAAAAGCGGGGCATCGGTTTCGATGTCGGCAGCTGTCATTTCTTCAAGGTTCAATTGCTGAATGATTTCTCCTTTCAGCTTTTCGATGAGTGCGTCCATGTTGGAATGTTATCTGTGTCTTTTATCAATTGTGTGCTAAGTTGCGAAATATTCGTTTCACCGTGCTGCTTTTTTACGTGCATCATCCACGCGCGTGCCTGCTGGTCTATCAAATCTACCCAACCCACGATGAGTTCATTCATGCCTGACTCCATCATCAGTTTTGCGTGCATCAGGATTTCGTCC
It encodes the following:
- a CDS encoding beta-ketoacyl-[acyl-carrier-protein] synthase family protein yields the protein MPQGVVVTGMGVVTCLGFGVEENLLALKSGRHGIAPPELLSTIHHEMPLGEVRADRGELISRSGPTHPPFWSRTALIALLAAREAIQMAQITPNHLTGLMNGTTVGGMDRTEDFYPGFMENEHYGHMREVFNHDCGGTSEQLAEELGVRGFLASINTACSSSVNTIMLAARMIGAGRIKNAIAGGADGLSRFTLNGFNSLMILDKELCRPFDQSRRGLNLGEGAAYIVLESEEDALKSGKRILARVSGYANTNDAHHQTASSPDGTGARMAMEAALKEGGLRPADINHINAHGTATPNNDETEAAAIRAVFTEPPPVTSTKSFTGHTLGAAGAVESVFSILSIGEQMMFPTLRLENPLMEHPLTYVTSPENKTVNHVLSNSFGFGGNCSSIIFSRP
- a CDS encoding acyl carrier protein, which gives rise to MDALIEKLKGEIIQQLNLEEMTAADIETDAPLFMDGLGLDSIDALELIVLLERNYGIKLEDPKAGKDVFHSVRTMAEYIQSRKEA